One stretch of Lucilia cuprina isolate Lc7/37 chromosome 6, ASM2204524v1, whole genome shotgun sequence DNA includes these proteins:
- the LOC111684644 gene encoding 2-hydroxyacyl-CoA lyase 1 — protein MPEIEATQVIAESLVQQGVEYVFGIIGIPVVELSMAFQAAGLKYIGMRNEQAACYAAQAIGYLTGKPGVCLVVSGPGLLHVTGGMANAQVNCWPLIVIGGSTSQDHEGIGGFQECNQVELSRPYCKYAARPPTVALIPLHVEKAVRYTTFGRPGVAYLDFPGNLLQSRAPEEKIYKTLAYPSPPLAYPSHEDVIRAANLLRSARRPLVIIGKGAAYSHSENILRHFIENTNLPFLPTPMGKGVVSDTADQCVSSARTLALQKADVVLLLGARLNWILHFGKPPRYDQDVKFIQVDICAEELHNSVTASVAIHSDIKPFAEHLFEQMNAINYRFSNDQDWWKTLSTKCRQNRDSVHQMAMNTATPLNYYAVFHHLREQIPSDAIIVSEGANTMDIGRSMLLNTLPRHRLDAGTFGTMGVGPGFAIAAALFCRDRFPGKRVVCVEGDSAFGFSGMEIETMVRYNLPITIVIVNNNGIYGGFDQDTFNSIRSAGDLTQVTPPSALGVQVHYEEMMKMFGMKGYFCKTIPELQTAVKEAQKLKDKPTIINVAISPSSDRKPQSFNWLTESKL, from the exons GGTGTTGAATATGTCTTCGGTATTATTGGCATACCGGTTGTTGAATTATCAATGGCATTCCAAGCGGCTGGTCTTAAATACATTGGTATGCGTAATGAGCAA gcTGCTTGTTATGCTGCTCAAGCAATTGGTTATTTAACTGGTAAACCTGGTGTGTGTTTGGTAGTCTCGGGACCTGGTTTATTACATGTTACAG GTGGTATGGCTAATGCTCAAGTCAACTGTTGGCCCTTAATTGTTATTGGTGGTTCGACTAGCCAGGATCATGAGGGCATTGGTGGTTTTCAAGAATGCAATCAAGTGGAATTGTCTCGCCCCTATTGCAAGTATGCTGCTCGTCCTCCAACTGTGGCTCTTATACCTTTACATGTGGAGAAAGCTGTACGTTATACAACCTTTGGACGTCCTGGTGTTGCCTATTTAGATTTTCCCGGCAATCTATTACAATCTAGAGCTCCCGAAGAGAAAATCTACAAAACTTTGGCTTATCCCTCGCCTCCGTTGGCCTATCCCTCACATGAAGATGTTATAAGAGCTGCAAATCTATTGCGTTCAGCCAGACGTCCTTTGGTGATCATTGGCAAGGGTGCTGCCTATTCGCATTCTGAAAATATTCTTagacattttatagaaaataccaaTTTGCCTTTCTTGCCAACGCCCATGGGTAAGGGTGTGGTATCCGATACAGCCGATCAGTGTGTATCATCGGCTCGTACTTTGGCTTTGCAAAAAGCTGATGTCGTCTTATTATTGGGTGCTCGTCTTAATTGGATTTTGCATTTTGGCAAGCCACCACGTTATGATCAAGATGTTAAGTTTATTCAA GTTGATATTTGCGCTGAAGAATTGCACAATTCCGTTACCGCTTCCGTGGCTATACATTCGGATATTAAACCATTTGCCGAACATTTGTTCGAACAAATGAATGCCATTAATTATCGTTTCTCTAACGATCAGGATTGGTGGAAAACTTTGTCTACCAAATGTAGACAAAATCGTGATTCCGTCCATCAAATGGCCATGAATACAGCTACACCTCTCAACTATTATGCGGTATTCCATCATTTACGCGAACAGATACCCAGTGATGCTATTATTGTTAGTGAGGGTGCCAATACCATGGATATTGGTCGTTCTATGCTTTTGAATACTTTGCCACGTCATCGTTTAGATGCTGGCACCTTTGGTACTATGGGTGTTGGTCCGGGTTTTGCTATAGCAGCTGCCCTTTTCTGTCGTGATCGTTTCCCGGGCAAACGGGTGGTTTGTGTTGAAGGTGATAGTGCTTTTGGTTTCTCTGGTATGGAAATTGAGACTATGGTTCGTTATAATTTACCCATTACTATTGTTATTGTCAATAACAATGGTATCTATGGTGGTTTCGATCAGGATACTTTCAATTCTATACGCAGTGCTGGTGATTTGACTCAAGT AACTCCACCATCCGCTTTGGGTGTCCAGGTTCACTACGAAGAGATGATGAAAATGTTCGGTATGAAAGGTTACTTCTGCAAGACTATACCCGAATTGCAAACTGCCGTCAAAGaagcacaaaaattaaaagataaacCAACCATTATCAATGTCGCTATTAGTCCTTCATCCGACAGAAAACCACAATCATTTAACTGGTTAACTGAAtccaaattgtaa
- the LOC111684652 gene encoding EF-hand domain-containing family member C2 — translation MLRIPGMPLLPGTVFRDITKTHFPKHQHLMHQKGVSMLSDRKPPGLVDATGMIVDPNCPPVQIPSIYPPKVGPKLPPWIAYDKQVLCFNAYFKETLQEVYHCPYQVRKVKIMYYLEDGTIQIIEPKVKNSGIPQGCLVHRQRIPKPPPCQTDFISILDLNVDITIEIFDRVYHITSCDKFTRHFLNKSGIPVPDPVDEPVDPTTEMRKRSGIKISNPVQKKHSFAQFLEYDRMVLKFQGYWDDRSEFGDVRKLEVCYYLSDDTIDIKEQFPRNSGREGPSTFLKRTKLPREFSGLPLPGQQTPQSLLNVLGNNMRNVRYVTDPLDVGRKDTIYYTDKDLQIGTVLNVYGRAVVLTDCDDFTRSYYRKKYGIEDFTPAPVPSRSDDYVPSKPRERILPPYNGWGSYEDSEGNCISVEPKPPQADFKKFIQLDRYVLRFGAKMLSTIKENCERVFIISYFLSDDTIQIFEIAARNSGFLGGEFLKRTRIPLPGQQKFTSRRPQYYQPYNFYIGGTVSLKDHIFHIVSADEYTLIYMEHHPNQFPLADVQTIMNKVREALRKDYKDFVCKCLSRDGGGDHNETRFVGYETLKQALTSALGDNITNHEIITLCRHFSAEQAPPSTCNRETIRAAVHLELKRSLWNAMDELKEHLFHINPLNKPFLSEAKLRSVLKGCRLPFTQELIDDIMMVLNQNDCGEIEVCDFVNFLDLGCGKTADITPVNIAFELCPKIPFLHKGRLINFQCFLEHLGLEESLKKEGE, via the exons atgttgcgTATACCAGGAATGCCATTATTGCCGGGCACGGTATTTCGAgat ATAACTAAAACCCATTTTCCTAAACATCAACATCTTATGCACCAAAAAGGTGTTAGTATGCTATCGGATCGTAAACCTCCGGGACTAGTAGATGCCACTGGTATGATTGTCGATCCCAATTGTCCACCCGTACAAATACCTTCTATATATCCCCCAAAAGTGGGACCTAAATTACCGCCCTGGATTGCCTATGACAAACAAGTTCTCTGCTTTAATGCCTATTTTAAGGAAACTTTACAGGAGGTCTATCATTGTCCGTATCAAGTGAGAAAAGTTAAGATTATGTATTATTTAGAAGATGGCACTATACAGATTATAGAaccaaaagttaaaaattccGGTATACCACAGGGATGTTTAGTGCATCGTCAACGTATACCAAAACCACCACCATGTCAGACAGATTTTATATCGATTTTAGACTTAAATGTTGATATTACTATTGAGATTTTTGATAGAGTCTATCATATAACATCGTGTGATAAGTTtacaagacattttttgaataaatcTGGTATACCTGTACCGGATCCAGTCGATGAACCGgt GGATCCCACTACCGAAATGCGTAAACGATCTGGCATAAAAATCAGCAATCCTGTTCAAAAGAAACATTCATTTGCCCAGTTTTTAGAATACGATAGAatggttttaaaatttcaaggcTACTGGGATGATCGTTCGGAATTTGGCGATGTAAGGAAACTAGAAGTTTGTTACTATCTATCCGATGATACCATAGATATTAAGGAACAATTTCCACGCAATTCAGGAAGAGAGGGACCGTCAACGTTTTTGAAGAGGACCAAATTGCCCAGg GAATTTAGTGGTCTACCTCTACCGGGTCAACAGACCCCACaaagtttattaaatgtatTGGGCAATAATATGCGTAATGTACGCTATGTAACCGATCCTTTAGATGTGGGACGTAAAGATACTATATACTACACCGATAAAGATCTGCAGATTGGTACAGTGTTAAACGTTTACGGTCGAGCAGTGGTTTTAACCGATTGTGATGACTTTACCAGATCATATTATCGTAAAAAA TATGGTATCGAAGATTTTACCCCAGCTCCGGTGCCATCTCGTTCGGATGATTATGTACCGTCTAAACCACGTGAACGTATTTTACCACCTTACAATGGTTGGGGTTCCTATGAAGATTCTGAGGGTAATTGCATTTCCGTAGAACCCAAACCACCTCAAGctgattttaagaaatttatacaaTTGGATCGTTATGTTTTGCGCTTCGGTGCCAAAATGCTTTCGACCATTAAAGAGAATTGTGAACGAGTATTTATTATTTCGTATTTTTTATCCGATGATAcaatacaaatatttgaaattgctGCTAGAAATTCGGGATTTCTGGGTGGTGAGTTTTTAAAACGTACACGCATACCGTTGCCGGGACAACAGAAATTCACTTCGAGAAGACCACAATATTATCAACCGTATAATTTCTATATCGGTGGCACTGTTAGTTTAAAGGATCATATATTTCATATAGTATCGGCCGATGAGTATacattaatttatatggaaCATCATCCAAATCAG TTCCCATTAGCTGACGTCCAAACTATCATGAATAAAGTTCGAGAAGCTTTACGCAAAGATTACAAAGATTTCGTTTGCAAATGCCTATCGCGGGATGGTGGAGGGGATCATAATGAAACTCGTTTTGTGGGTTATGAAACTTTAAAACAAGCTCTGACCAGTGCTCTAGGAGATAATATAACTAATCATGAAATCATAACTTTATGTCGTCACTTCTCTGCCGAACAAGCACCACCCAGCACCTGTAATAGAGAGACTATACGAGCTGCTGTACATCTTGAACTAAAACGTAGTCTATGGAATGCTATGGATGAACTAAAAGAGCATTTATTCCATATTAATCCGCTTAACAAACCATTTTTGTCGGAAGCTAAATTAAGATCAGTTTTAAAAGGCTGTCGCTTACCTTTTACACAGGAACTAATCGATGATATAATGATGGTTTTAAATCAAAACGATTGTGGTGAAATAGAAGTTtgtgattttgtaaatttcttggATTTGGGTTGTGGCAAGACGGCTGATATTACGCCAGTTAATATAGCTTTTGAATTGTGTCCTAAAATTCCTTTCCTGCATAAAGGTAGACTGATAAATTTCCAATGTTTTCTCGAGCATTTGGGTTTGGAGGAGTCACTCAAAAAGGAGGGTGAATAA
- the LOC111684658 gene encoding alpha-amylase A-like: MFITKINLSIVLLLALTSQLTSGKFNPNYASGRSTIVHLFEWKWDDIASECENFLGPKGYAGVQVSPVNENVVVANRPWWERYQPVSYLLVTRSGNEAQFASMVKRCNNVGVRIYVDIVFNHMAASHGSVVGTGGSTADPGSKSFPAVPYSSLDFHSTCSINNYNDANQVRNCELVGLKDLDQSKSWVQDRIVEFMNKLISLGVAGFRVDAAKHMWPGDLKNIYSRLNNLNTAHGFAANSRPFITQEVIDMGGEAISKYEYTDLGTVTEFRHSDSIGKVFRGKDQLRWLVNWGTEWGFMPSDRSLVFVDNHDNQRGHGAGGADVLTYKNAKQYKMATAFMLAHPFGITRIMSSFAFDNTDQGPPTTDGNTIRSPIFNADNSCSGGWICEHRWRQIYNMVGFKNVVGSAGLQNWWDNGSNQIAFCRGNKGFIALNGDSYDLNTSLQTCLPAGTYCDVISGLKSGSSCTGKSVVVGSDGRATITIRKSEEDGVLAIHVNSKL; encoded by the exons atgtttataacaaaaataaatttgagcATTGTATTGCTCTTGGCTTTAACTAGTCAATTAACTAGTGGCAAATTTAATCCGAATTATGCTTCCGGCAGAAGTACTATAGTGCATTTATTCGAATGGAAATGGGATGATATTGCCAGCGAATGTGAGAATTTCTTAGGACCCAAGGGTTATGCAGGTGTCCAA GTTTCACCAGTCAATGAGAATGTTGTGGTTGCCAATCGCCCCTGGTGGGAGCGTTATCAACCGGTTTCTTACCTTTTGGTTACACGTTCCGGTAATGAGGCACAATTCGCCAGCATGGTTAAACGTTGCAATAATGTTGGTGTTCGCATCTATGTGGATATTGTTTTTAATCATATGGCTGCCAGTCATGGTTCAGTTGTGGGTACTGGTGGCTCTACTGCCGATCCAGGCAGTAAGAGTTTTCCTGCTGTTCCTTATTCGTCTTTGGATTTCCATTCCACCTGCAGCATTAACAACTACAATGATGCCAATCAAGTACGCAATTGCGAATTGGTGGGTTTGAAGGATTTAGATCAGAGCAAATCTTGGGTTCAAGACCGCATCGTAGAATTTATGAACAAATTGATTTCTCTTGGTGTTGCTGGTTTCCGTGTTGATGCTGCTAAACATATGTGGCCCGGAGATTTAAAG AATATCTACAGtcgtttaaacaatttaaataccGCCCATGGTTTTGCTGCCAACAGCCGACCTTTCATTACCCAGGAAGTTATCGATATGGGTGGTGAAGCCATTTCCAAATATGAATACACAGACTTGGGTACCGTTACCGAATTCAGACATTCCGATTCGATAGGCAAGGTGTTCCGTGGTAAAGATCAACTACGTTGGCTAGTTAACTGGGGTACCGAATGGGGCTTTATGCCCTCCGATCGTTCTTTGGTATTTGTAGACAATCACGATAATCAACGTGGTCATGGCGCTGGTGGTGCTGATGTCTTAACctataaaaatgcaaaacaatataaaatggcTACCGCTTTTATGTTGGCTCATCCCTTTGGTATTACCCGCATTATGTCTTCCTTTGCCTTTGACAACACCGATCAAGGTCCACCCACTACCGATGGCAATACCATACGCTCGCCCATTTTCAATGCCGATAACTCTTGCAGTGGCGGTTGGATTTGTGAACATCGTTGGCGTCAAATCTATAATATGGTTGGTTTCAAAAATGTTGTTGGTTCTGCTGGTCTTCAGAATTGGTGGGATAATGGCAGCAATCAAATTGCTTTCTGTCGTGGCAATAAGGGTTTTATTGCTCTCAATGGTGATTCGTATGATTTGAATACTTCTCTACAAACGTGTTTACCAGCTGGTACTTATTGTGATGTTATTTCGGGTTTAAAATCTGGTTCGTCTTGTACCGGTAAATCGGTGGTTGTTGGTTCAGATGGTCGTGCTACGATTACTATTCGTAAATCGGAAGAGGATGGTGTTCTGGCCATACATGTTAATTCCAAATTGTAA